The following proteins are co-located in the Imtechella halotolerans genome:
- the tgt gene encoding tRNA guanosine(34) transglycosylase Tgt, whose product MKFELKAKDPLSQARAGIVTTDHGAIETPIFMPVGTVASVKGVHQRELKEDINPDIILGNTYHLYLRPQTEILEKAGGLHKFMNWDRNILTDSGGYQVYSLSSNRKIKEEGVKFKSHIDGSYHFFTPENVMDIQRTIGADIIMAFDECTPYPCDYRYAKRSMHMTHRWLDRCVSHFNNTSPKYGYDQTLFPIVQGSTYKDLRQQSAEYIANVGAEGNAIGGLSVGEPAEEMYAMTEVVTAILPQDKPRYLMGVGTPINILENIALGIDMFDCVMPTRNARNGMLFTAHGTINIKNKKWEADFSPIDEMGHTYVDTYYTKAYLRHLFAANEFLGKQIATIHNLGFYLWLVREARKHILAGDFREWKEKMVRQMDNRL is encoded by the coding sequence ATGAAATTTGAATTAAAAGCGAAAGATCCTCTTTCTCAAGCCAGGGCTGGAATTGTAACTACAGATCATGGGGCTATTGAAACACCTATTTTTATGCCAGTCGGAACAGTAGCATCGGTAAAAGGAGTGCATCAACGTGAATTGAAGGAGGATATTAATCCTGATATTATTTTAGGAAATACGTATCACTTGTATTTACGTCCCCAAACTGAAATACTAGAGAAAGCAGGTGGATTACATAAGTTTATGAATTGGGACAGAAATATTCTTACCGATAGTGGTGGGTATCAGGTTTATTCTCTTTCATCTAATAGAAAAATAAAAGAAGAAGGGGTTAAATTTAAAAGTCATATCGATGGCTCTTATCATTTTTTTACTCCTGAAAATGTTATGGATATTCAGCGTACCATAGGAGCTGACATTATAATGGCTTTTGATGAATGTACACCCTATCCTTGTGATTACCGGTATGCTAAGCGCTCCATGCATATGACTCATCGCTGGTTAGATCGTTGTGTTTCTCATTTTAACAATACCTCTCCAAAATATGGGTATGATCAGACTCTTTTTCCAATAGTTCAAGGTTCAACTTACAAAGATTTAAGACAGCAATCAGCGGAGTATATAGCTAATGTGGGAGCAGAAGGGAATGCCATTGGAGGTCTCTCAGTCGGGGAACCTGCTGAAGAAATGTATGCTATGACTGAAGTAGTAACTGCCATTTTACCACAAGATAAACCTCGTTATTTAATGGGGGTAGGTACTCCTATTAATATACTTGAAAACATTGCATTAGGCATTGATATGTTCGATTGTGTAATGCCGACACGAAATGCTCGTAATGGTATGCTCTTTACCGCCCATGGAACTATCAACATCAAAAATAAAAAGTGGGAGGCTGATTTCTCTCCTATAGATGAAATGGGTCATACCTATGTGGATACTTATTACACAAAGGCATATCTTCGTCATCTTTTTGCGGCTAATGAATTTTTGGGAAAACAAATTGCCACGATTCATAATCTTGGTTTTTATTTATGGTTGGTGCGTGAGGCAAGAAAACATATATTAGCAGGAGATTTTAGAGAATGGAAAGAAAAAATGGTGCGTCAAATGGATAATAGACTGTAA
- a CDS encoding DUF302 domain-containing protein, producing MMYYFSKTLNTTFENALDLVIEALKTEGFGVLTQINIKDTLKKKIDVDFRKYVILGACNPQFAHQALESEDKIGVLLPCNVILQELPNGEVEVAAVDPITSMSSVQNEKLGTIAQQVQQKLKNVIKQL from the coding sequence ATTATGTACTACTTCTCTAAAACTCTAAACACTACATTTGAAAATGCCCTTGATCTAGTTATAGAAGCATTAAAAACTGAAGGATTTGGCGTATTAACACAAATCAACATAAAAGACACACTCAAAAAAAAGATTGATGTTGATTTTAGAAAATATGTAATCTTAGGGGCTTGTAACCCTCAATTTGCCCACCAAGCTTTAGAATCAGAAGACAAAATTGGAGTATTATTACCATGCAATGTCATTCTGCAAGAACTGCCTAATGGAGAGGTAGAAGTTGCAGCAGTCGATCCTATTACATCTATGAGTAGTGTCCAAAACGAGAAATTAGGAACAATTGCACAACAAGTACAACAAAAATTAAAGAATGTAATTAAACAATTGTAA